The proteins below are encoded in one region of Triticum aestivum cultivar Chinese Spring chromosome 1B, IWGSC CS RefSeq v2.1, whole genome shotgun sequence:
- the LOC123099871 gene encoding iron-phytosiderophore transporter YSL15-like: MDVVAPDRMRIAPEIEKHEAAEGDMESDPALAAGPREHELEPVGRWQDDLTVRGMVAALLIGCIYTVIVMRMSLTTGLVPTLNVSAALLSFLALRGWTSLLDRFGIVSRPFTPQENTIVQTCGVACYTIAFAGGFGSTLLGLNRKTYELAGDSVANGPGSYKEPGIGWMTAFLFSCCFGGLLTLIPLRQVLVVDYKLTYPSGTATAVLINGFHTTQGDKNSKKQIRGFLKYFGGSFIWSFFQWFYTGGDACGFVQFPTFGLKAWKQTFFFDFSMTYVGAGMICPHIVNVSTLLGAILSYGILYPLLSKNKGDWYPATVKESSMKSLYGYKAFICIALILGDGLYQFIKIISITFKGMCRQFSRKHINNRAKNMDNTVSLEDMQRDEVFKRGHLPAWMAYSGYAVLSVVAAITTPIMFRQVKWYYIVIAYVVAPVLGFANSYGTGLTDINMGYNYGKIGLFVFAGWAGRDSGVVAGLVTGTCVKQLVLISADLMHDFKTGYLTKTSPRSMMVAQAIGTVMGCILAPLTFMLFYKAFDIGNPDGYWKAPYALIYRNMAILGVEGFSVLPKYCLALSGGFFAFAALLSIARDVMPHRYSKYVPIPMAMAVPFLVGGSFAIDMCVGSLVVFVWNKINKKEAGFMVPAVASGLICGDGIWTFPSSILALAKIKPPICMQFTPAP, translated from the exons ATGGACGTCGTCGCCCCGGACCGCATGCGGATTGCGCCGGAGATCGAGAAACACGAGGCCGCGGAGGGCGACATGGAGTCAGACCCGGCGCTCGCCGCGGGGCCGCGCGAGCACGAGCTGGAGCCCGTGGGGCGGTGGCAGGACGATCTGACGGTGCGCGGCATGGTGGCAGCGCTGCTCATCGGGTGCATCTACACCGTCATCGTCATGAGGATGTCGCTCACCACCGGACTAGTGCCCACGCTCAATGTCTCCGCCGCGCTGCTCTCCTTCCTCGCGCTCCGTGGCTGGACCAGCTTGCTGGACCGCTTCGGCATCGTGTCACGACCCTTCACCCCACAGGAGAACACCATCGTCCAGACATGCGGCGTGGCCTGCTACACCATCGCTTTCGCCG GTGGGTTCGGGTCAACCTTGCTGGGTCTAAACAGAAAGACGTACGAGCTGGCCGGCGACTCGGTGGCCAACGGGCCGGGGAGCTACAAGGAGCCAGGGATTGGCTGGATGACGGCATTCCTCTTTTCTTGCTGCTTCGGTGGACTCCTCACCTTGATTCCCCTTAGACAG GTATTGGTCGTCGACTATAAATTAACTTACCCTAGTGGGACGGCAACTGCAGTTCTTATAAACGGCTTCCATACCACCCAGGGAGACAAGAATTCAAA GAAGCAAATACGTGGGTTTCTGAAATACTTTGGGGGTAGCTTCATATGGAGTTTCTTCCAGTGGTTCTACACCGGCGGCGATGCTTGTGGATTTGTTCAGTTCCCTACTTTTGGTCTCAAGGCCTGGAAGCAAAC ATTCTTCTTTGACTTCAGCATGACATACGTCGGCGCTGGGATGATTTGCCCACATATAGTAAATGTTTCCACCCTCCTAGGTGCAATTCTTTCATATGGAATATTGTACCCACTCCTCAGTAAAAACAAGGGTGATTGGTACCCTGCAACTGTAAAAGAAAGCAGCATGAAAAGTTTGTACGGCTACAAG GCCTTCATATGTATCGCTCTTATCTTGGGGGATGGACTCTACCAATTCATCAAAATTATTAGCATCACTTTTAAGGGCATGTGTCGACAATTTAGTCGTAAGCATATCAATAATAGAG CGAAAAATATGGACAATACGGTCTCACTCGAGGATATGCAGCGCGACGAGGTCTTCAAGAGAGGCCATCTCCCCGCTTGGATGGCATACTCTGGGTATGCCGTGTTAAGCGTCGTTGCAGCGATTACCACGCCAATAATGTTTCGACAAGTGAAATGGTACTACATAGTTATAGCCTATGTCGTAGCCCCCGTGCTTGGATTCGCCAACTCTTACGGCACAGGGCTTACTGATATCAACATGGGGTATAACTATGGGAAGATTGGTCTCTTCGTCTTTGCGGGTTGGGCTGGCAGGGACAGTGGTGTCGTTGCAGGCCTTGTTACTGGTACATGTGTGAAGCAGTTGGTTCTTATATCTGCAGATCTGATGCATGACTTCAAGACGGGTTATCTAACAAAGACATCACCGAGATCCATGATGGTGGCACAGGCCATTGGTACGGTCATGGGCTGCATCCTTGCTCCCCTTACGTTCATGCTCTTCTACAAGGCATTTGACATTGGCAACCCGGATGGTTACTGGAAGGCGCCGTATGCATTGATATACCGTAATATGGCAATACTTGGCGTGGAGGGGTTCTCGGTGTTGCCGAAGTATTGTCTAGCACTCTCTGGTGGATTCTTCGCATTTGCAGCACTCCTCAGCATCGCAAGAGATGTCATGCCACACAGATATAGCAAGTATGTGCCCATACCCATGGCCATGGCAGTTCCATTCCTTGTCGGCGGGAGCTTCGCAATTGATATGTGCGTCGGAAGTTTGGTGGTTTTTGTCTGGAACAAGATAAACAAAAAGGAGGCTGGTTTCATGGTCCCTGCGGTTGCATCCGGTTTGATATGTGGGGATGGAATATGGACATTCCCTTCTTCCATACTTGCCCTTGCCAAGATTAAACCACCAATTTGCATGCAGTTTACACCTGCACCCTAG